In Sander lucioperca isolate FBNREF2018 chromosome 21, SLUC_FBN_1.2, whole genome shotgun sequence, the following proteins share a genomic window:
- the zc3h7a gene encoding zinc finger CCCH domain-containing protein 7A isoform X1, with translation MSGACQDRRSRWQEIQKGLQFIQSTLPFPGSQEQYEVFIKDLVWNLFGEGNDVFKEGEWTKSIEMYTEALSIAEYADSEDICVPTRLLEKLYANRAAAYLNIVPGLYDQALEDCEKALQLNEGNYKALYRKAKSLKEMGRHQEAYEAVAKCSLAVPQDTSVTQLTQDLAKILGLKIRKAYVRSKPALNVLRGSNYQDASCDKFSHGSPSVEDIEIEVPQLTQDSSVLALAPAPSQAPVAVHPALNEAVVDELLPKNSISSVSLSEPPGFESVPKPVSVSTSVPLPVPTFVNGCRTSKPCMMLETSQDFDADIIGDDLDDLLDQAGPESAMVIPTMKGPLPLPTSIASGSSMSSSFLMPSHINSFLHSSTQQCTVTLPPLYHKSGSSTYFGIDTFDALPPPLDSLDSLTMNDYKTVTDYAQNTFIPQLNNNETPMGMAVGMPEVKGLPAAVDLAKNPLAETHEFKQACSACYIKTGPGVLDYTLHTEEHKCRKDALLGRIKHSPDKSWKLIRPRPTKTQYVGPYYICKEVAIGKECLYPGHCTFAYCQEEIDVWTLERKGFISRELLFDPYGPNSNIRLTVPKILQEHHGIFMFLCGVCFDHKPRIISKTNKDDSSLCSHPVTKHDFEDHKCLVHILKENTVRYSKIRPLSPQCQLDLCRHEVRYGCVREDDCFYAHSLIELKVWMMQHELGITHESIVQEAKKFWNATASLQGAQQLSSAQRRFGPPNLKMMFVCGQCWRNGQLSEADKNKKYCSAKARHTWAKDRRVVLVSSHERKKWTTVRPLPTKKPIPSQFEICMHVTAGKKCQYIGNCTFAHSVEERDLWTYMKENNIPDMDQLYEQWLQSQKPGWGEETSNNSVRENGKQIHMPTDYAEEVAGNHCWLCGKNCNSEKQWQQHITSEKHKDRVFNSEDDQNCWQYRFPTGTFKVCERFLKGTCTEDELCKLAHGEQELKEWMERREFLLMKLAKARKDHLIAPNDNDFGKYSFLLKDII, from the exons ATGTCTGGAGCATGTCAGGACAGAAGGAGTCGCTGGCAGGAGATTCAGAAAGGCCTACAGTTCATCCA atcaaCCCTTCCATTTCCTGGAAGTCAAGAGCAGTATGAG GTGTTCATTAAGGATCTCGTGTGGAATCTTTTTGGAGAAGGAAATGATGTGTTTAAAGAAGGGGAGTGGACAAAATCCATCGAGATGTACACCGAAGCCTTGAGTATAGCGGAGTATGCTGACTCGGAAGATATTTGTGTTCCAACACGATTACTGGAAAAGCTGTATGCAAATCGAGCTGCCGCGTACCTAAACATTGTTCCG GGACTGTATGACCAAGCATTAGAAGACTGTGAAAAGGCTCTCCAGTTGAACGAGGGGAACTACAAAGCGCTGTACAGAAAAGCTAAATCCTTGAAGGAGATGGGGAGACATCAAGAGGCCTATGAGGCTGTTGCCAAATGCTCTCTAGCAGTGCCTCAG GATACCAGTGTCACACAGCTGACTCAGGACCTTGCCAAAATTTTGGGATTGAAAATCCGTAAAGCTTATGTAAGGAGTAAG CCTGCCTTGAATGTTTTGCGAGGATCAAATTATCAGGATGCGTCATGTGACAAG TTTTCCCATGGCTCGCCTTCAGTTGAAGATATAGAAATTG AAGTGCCTCAGCTAACCCAGGATAGCAGTGTTTTGGCTCTTGCCCCAGCTCCAAGCCAAGCTCCAGTGGCAGTGCACCCGGCTCTAAATGAAGCAGTGGTGGATGAACTTCTTCCCAAAAACAGTATCTCGTCGGTGTCCCTGTCTGAGCCGCCAGGCTTCGAGTCCGTTCCCAAGCCTGTATCTGTATCCACGTCGGTCCCCCTTCCCGTGCCCACATTTGTTAATGGGTGCAGAACCAGCAAGCCTTGTATGATGCTTGAAACGAGTCAAGATTTTGACGCAGACATCATTGGGGACGACCTAGATGATCTACTGGACCAAGCTGGCCCGGAGTCAGCCATG GTTATACCCACAATGAAGGGGCCTCTCCCTCTGCCAACCAGTATTGCCTCGGGCAGTTCCATGTCGAGTTCATTCCTGATGCCATCTCACATCAACTCATTTCTCCACAGCAGTACCCAGCAGTGCACCGTAACTCTGCCCCCGCTGTATCACAAGTCGGGGTCAAGTACGTATTTTGGTATAGACACTTTTGACGCCCTCCCCCCACCACTGGACTCCCTGGATAGTCTCACCATGAACGACTATAAAACAG tgacagattATGCTCAGAATACATTCATTCCACAG ctgAACAATAATGAAACCCCAATGGGAATGGCTGTGGGTATGCCTGAAGTGAAGGGTCTTCCTGCTGCTGTAGACTTAGCAAAGAACCCCTTAGCTGAAACACATGAATTCAAACAAGCGTGCTCGGCCTGCTACATTAAAACTG GGCCCGGTGTGTTGGATTACACACTTCATACAGAAGAGCATAAATGCAGAAAGGACGCTTTACTTGGCAGAATCAAACATTCACCAGACAAATCGTGGAAGCTCATTCGGCCCAGACCAACAAAAACCCAATATGTTGGACCTTATTACATTTGCAAAG AGGTGGCTATTGGAAAAGAGTGCCTGTACCCTGGCCACTGCACATTTGCATATTGCCAGGAAGAGATTGATGTTTGGACTCTGGAGCGGAAAGGGTTTATCTCCAGAGAGCTACTCTTCGATCCTTATGGGCCCAACTCCAACATCAGGTTGACTGTCCCCAAGATCTTACAGGAGCATCATGGGATATTCATGTTTCTCTGTGGA GTGTGCTTTGACCATAAACCCAGAATAATCAGCAAAACCAACAAAGATGACTCATCACTTTGCTCTCATCCAGTGACCAAGCATGACTTTGAGGATCATAA GTGCCTGGTCCACATTTTGAAGGAGAACACAGTCCGTTATTCCAAAATCAGACCGTTGAGTCCTCAGTGCCAGCTGGATCTTTGTCGCCATGAAGTGCGCTACGGCTGCGTGAGAGAGGACGACTGCTTCTACGCCCACAGCCTCATCGAGCTGAAGGTCTGGATGATGCAGCACGAGCTCG GTATCACTCATGAAAGTATTGTCCAAGAGGCGAAGAAGTTTTGGAATGCAACAGCTTCGTTGCAGGGAGCCCAG CAGCTTTCCAGTGCACAGAGGAGGTTCGGGCCTCCAAATCTGAAGATGATGTTTGTTTGTGGCCAGTGTTGGAGAAATGGCCAACTCAGTGAAGCTGACAAAAACAAGAAGTATTGTTCAGCCAAGGCGAGACACAC gTGGGCAAAAGACAGGCGTGTGGTGCTTGTAAGTTCCCATGAAAGGAAAAAGTGGACGACAGTTAGACCACTTCCAACCAAAAAACCCATCCCATCTCAATTTGAG ATTTGCATGCACGTGACGGCTGGCAAAAAGTGTCAGTACATTGGGAATTGCACATTTGCCCACAGTGTAGAAGAAAGAGACCTTTGGACCTACATGAAGGAAAACAACA TTCCAGATATGGATCAGCTTTATGAGCAGTGGCTGCAGTCCCAGAAGCCTGGCTGGGGTGAAGAGACCTCCAATAACTCTGTCAGAGAGAATGGCAAACAGATCCACATGCCAACAGACTACGCTGAAGAAGTG GCTGGGAATCACTGTTGGCTCTGTGGTAAAAACTGCAACAGTGagaagcagtggcagcagcatattacttcagaaaaacacaaagacagagttTTCAACTCTGAGGATGATCAGAACTGCTGGCAGTATCGGTTTCCCACAGGAACTTTCAAAGTTTGTGAGAG GTTCCTCAAAGGCACATGCACAGAGGATGAGTTGTGTAAGCTGGCACACGGGGAGCAGGAACTAAAAGAGTGGATGGAGCGCCGGGAATTCCTTTTGATGAAACTTGCCAAAGCCAGAAAAGACCATCTTATAGCACCAAATGACAATGACTTTGGAAAATACAGTTTTCTGCTTAAAGACATTATATAA
- the zc3h7a gene encoding zinc finger CCCH domain-containing protein 7A isoform X2, with amino-acid sequence MSGACQDRRSRWQEIQKGLQFIQSTLPFPGSQEQYEVFIKDLVWNLFGEGNDVFKEGEWTKSIEMYTEALSIAEYADSEDICVPTRLLEKLYANRAAAYLNIVPGLYDQALEDCEKALQLNEGNYKALYRKAKSLKEMGRHQEAYEAVAKCSLAVPQDTSVTQLTQDLAKILGLKIRKAYVRSKPALNVLRGSNYQDASCDKFSHGSPSVEDIEIEVPQLTQDSSVLALAPAPSQAPVAVHPALNEAVVDELLPKNSISSVSLSEPPGFESVPKPVSVSTSVPLPVPTFVNGCRTSKPCMMLETSQDFDADIIGDDLDDLLDQAGPESAMVIPTMKGPLPLPTSIASGSSMSSSFLMPSHINSFLHSSTQQCTVTLPPLYHKSGSSTYFGIDTFDALPPPLDSLDSLTMNDYKTVTDYAQNTFIPQLNNNETPMGMAVGMPEVKGLPAAVDLAKNPLAETHEFKQACSACYIKTGPGVLDYTLHTEEHKCRKDALLGRIKHSPDKSWKLIRPRPTKTQYVGPYYICKEVAIGKECLYPGHCTFAYCQEEIDVWTLERKGFISRELLFDPYGPNSNIRLTVPKILQEHHGIFMFLCGVCFDHKPRIISKTNKDDSSLCSHPVTKHDFEDHKCLVHILKENTVRYSKIRPLSPQCQLDLCRHEVRYGCVREDDCFYAHSLIELKVWMMQHELGITHESIVQEAKKFWNATASLQGAQLSSAQRRFGPPNLKMMFVCGQCWRNGQLSEADKNKKYCSAKARHTWAKDRRVVLVSSHERKKWTTVRPLPTKKPIPSQFEICMHVTAGKKCQYIGNCTFAHSVEERDLWTYMKENNIPDMDQLYEQWLQSQKPGWGEETSNNSVRENGKQIHMPTDYAEEVAGNHCWLCGKNCNSEKQWQQHITSEKHKDRVFNSEDDQNCWQYRFPTGTFKVCERFLKGTCTEDELCKLAHGEQELKEWMERREFLLMKLAKARKDHLIAPNDNDFGKYSFLLKDII; translated from the exons ATGTCTGGAGCATGTCAGGACAGAAGGAGTCGCTGGCAGGAGATTCAGAAAGGCCTACAGTTCATCCA atcaaCCCTTCCATTTCCTGGAAGTCAAGAGCAGTATGAG GTGTTCATTAAGGATCTCGTGTGGAATCTTTTTGGAGAAGGAAATGATGTGTTTAAAGAAGGGGAGTGGACAAAATCCATCGAGATGTACACCGAAGCCTTGAGTATAGCGGAGTATGCTGACTCGGAAGATATTTGTGTTCCAACACGATTACTGGAAAAGCTGTATGCAAATCGAGCTGCCGCGTACCTAAACATTGTTCCG GGACTGTATGACCAAGCATTAGAAGACTGTGAAAAGGCTCTCCAGTTGAACGAGGGGAACTACAAAGCGCTGTACAGAAAAGCTAAATCCTTGAAGGAGATGGGGAGACATCAAGAGGCCTATGAGGCTGTTGCCAAATGCTCTCTAGCAGTGCCTCAG GATACCAGTGTCACACAGCTGACTCAGGACCTTGCCAAAATTTTGGGATTGAAAATCCGTAAAGCTTATGTAAGGAGTAAG CCTGCCTTGAATGTTTTGCGAGGATCAAATTATCAGGATGCGTCATGTGACAAG TTTTCCCATGGCTCGCCTTCAGTTGAAGATATAGAAATTG AAGTGCCTCAGCTAACCCAGGATAGCAGTGTTTTGGCTCTTGCCCCAGCTCCAAGCCAAGCTCCAGTGGCAGTGCACCCGGCTCTAAATGAAGCAGTGGTGGATGAACTTCTTCCCAAAAACAGTATCTCGTCGGTGTCCCTGTCTGAGCCGCCAGGCTTCGAGTCCGTTCCCAAGCCTGTATCTGTATCCACGTCGGTCCCCCTTCCCGTGCCCACATTTGTTAATGGGTGCAGAACCAGCAAGCCTTGTATGATGCTTGAAACGAGTCAAGATTTTGACGCAGACATCATTGGGGACGACCTAGATGATCTACTGGACCAAGCTGGCCCGGAGTCAGCCATG GTTATACCCACAATGAAGGGGCCTCTCCCTCTGCCAACCAGTATTGCCTCGGGCAGTTCCATGTCGAGTTCATTCCTGATGCCATCTCACATCAACTCATTTCTCCACAGCAGTACCCAGCAGTGCACCGTAACTCTGCCCCCGCTGTATCACAAGTCGGGGTCAAGTACGTATTTTGGTATAGACACTTTTGACGCCCTCCCCCCACCACTGGACTCCCTGGATAGTCTCACCATGAACGACTATAAAACAG tgacagattATGCTCAGAATACATTCATTCCACAG ctgAACAATAATGAAACCCCAATGGGAATGGCTGTGGGTATGCCTGAAGTGAAGGGTCTTCCTGCTGCTGTAGACTTAGCAAAGAACCCCTTAGCTGAAACACATGAATTCAAACAAGCGTGCTCGGCCTGCTACATTAAAACTG GGCCCGGTGTGTTGGATTACACACTTCATACAGAAGAGCATAAATGCAGAAAGGACGCTTTACTTGGCAGAATCAAACATTCACCAGACAAATCGTGGAAGCTCATTCGGCCCAGACCAACAAAAACCCAATATGTTGGACCTTATTACATTTGCAAAG AGGTGGCTATTGGAAAAGAGTGCCTGTACCCTGGCCACTGCACATTTGCATATTGCCAGGAAGAGATTGATGTTTGGACTCTGGAGCGGAAAGGGTTTATCTCCAGAGAGCTACTCTTCGATCCTTATGGGCCCAACTCCAACATCAGGTTGACTGTCCCCAAGATCTTACAGGAGCATCATGGGATATTCATGTTTCTCTGTGGA GTGTGCTTTGACCATAAACCCAGAATAATCAGCAAAACCAACAAAGATGACTCATCACTTTGCTCTCATCCAGTGACCAAGCATGACTTTGAGGATCATAA GTGCCTGGTCCACATTTTGAAGGAGAACACAGTCCGTTATTCCAAAATCAGACCGTTGAGTCCTCAGTGCCAGCTGGATCTTTGTCGCCATGAAGTGCGCTACGGCTGCGTGAGAGAGGACGACTGCTTCTACGCCCACAGCCTCATCGAGCTGAAGGTCTGGATGATGCAGCACGAGCTCG GTATCACTCATGAAAGTATTGTCCAAGAGGCGAAGAAGTTTTGGAATGCAACAGCTTCGTTGCAGGGAGCCCAG CTTTCCAGTGCACAGAGGAGGTTCGGGCCTCCAAATCTGAAGATGATGTTTGTTTGTGGCCAGTGTTGGAGAAATGGCCAACTCAGTGAAGCTGACAAAAACAAGAAGTATTGTTCAGCCAAGGCGAGACACAC gTGGGCAAAAGACAGGCGTGTGGTGCTTGTAAGTTCCCATGAAAGGAAAAAGTGGACGACAGTTAGACCACTTCCAACCAAAAAACCCATCCCATCTCAATTTGAG ATTTGCATGCACGTGACGGCTGGCAAAAAGTGTCAGTACATTGGGAATTGCACATTTGCCCACAGTGTAGAAGAAAGAGACCTTTGGACCTACATGAAGGAAAACAACA TTCCAGATATGGATCAGCTTTATGAGCAGTGGCTGCAGTCCCAGAAGCCTGGCTGGGGTGAAGAGACCTCCAATAACTCTGTCAGAGAGAATGGCAAACAGATCCACATGCCAACAGACTACGCTGAAGAAGTG GCTGGGAATCACTGTTGGCTCTGTGGTAAAAACTGCAACAGTGagaagcagtggcagcagcatattacttcagaaaaacacaaagacagagttTTCAACTCTGAGGATGATCAGAACTGCTGGCAGTATCGGTTTCCCACAGGAACTTTCAAAGTTTGTGAGAG GTTCCTCAAAGGCACATGCACAGAGGATGAGTTGTGTAAGCTGGCACACGGGGAGCAGGAACTAAAAGAGTGGATGGAGCGCCGGGAATTCCTTTTGATGAAACTTGCCAAAGCCAGAAAAGACCATCTTATAGCACCAAATGACAATGACTTTGGAAAATACAGTTTTCTGCTTAAAGACATTATATAA
- the zc3h7a gene encoding zinc finger CCCH domain-containing protein 7A isoform X3: protein MSGACQDRRSRWQEIQKGLQFIQSTLPFPGSQEQYEVFIKDLVWNLFGEGNDVFKEGEWTKSIEMYTEALSIAEYADSEDICVPTRLLEKLYANRAAAYLNIVPGLYDQALEDCEKALQLNEGNYKALYRKAKSLKEMGRHQEAYEAVAKCSLAVPQDTSVTQLTQDLAKILGLKIRKAYVRSKPALNVLRGSNYQDASCDKFSHGSPSVEDIEIEVPQLTQDSSVLALAPAPSQAPVAVHPALNEAVVDELLPKNSISSVSLSEPPGFESVPKPVSVSTSVPLPVPTFVNGCRTSKPCMMLETSQDFDADIIGDDLDDLLDQAGPESAMVIPTMKGPLPLPTSIASGSSMSSSFLMPSHINSFLHSSTQQCTVTLPPLYHKSGSSTYFGIDTFDALPPPLDSLDSLTMNDYKTDYAQNTFIPQLNNNETPMGMAVGMPEVKGLPAAVDLAKNPLAETHEFKQACSACYIKTGPGVLDYTLHTEEHKCRKDALLGRIKHSPDKSWKLIRPRPTKTQYVGPYYICKEVAIGKECLYPGHCTFAYCQEEIDVWTLERKGFISRELLFDPYGPNSNIRLTVPKILQEHHGIFMFLCGVCFDHKPRIISKTNKDDSSLCSHPVTKHDFEDHKCLVHILKENTVRYSKIRPLSPQCQLDLCRHEVRYGCVREDDCFYAHSLIELKVWMMQHELGITHESIVQEAKKFWNATASLQGAQQLSSAQRRFGPPNLKMMFVCGQCWRNGQLSEADKNKKYCSAKARHTWAKDRRVVLVSSHERKKWTTVRPLPTKKPIPSQFEICMHVTAGKKCQYIGNCTFAHSVEERDLWTYMKENNIPDMDQLYEQWLQSQKPGWGEETSNNSVRENGKQIHMPTDYAEEVAGNHCWLCGKNCNSEKQWQQHITSEKHKDRVFNSEDDQNCWQYRFPTGTFKVCERFLKGTCTEDELCKLAHGEQELKEWMERREFLLMKLAKARKDHLIAPNDNDFGKYSFLLKDII, encoded by the exons ATGTCTGGAGCATGTCAGGACAGAAGGAGTCGCTGGCAGGAGATTCAGAAAGGCCTACAGTTCATCCA atcaaCCCTTCCATTTCCTGGAAGTCAAGAGCAGTATGAG GTGTTCATTAAGGATCTCGTGTGGAATCTTTTTGGAGAAGGAAATGATGTGTTTAAAGAAGGGGAGTGGACAAAATCCATCGAGATGTACACCGAAGCCTTGAGTATAGCGGAGTATGCTGACTCGGAAGATATTTGTGTTCCAACACGATTACTGGAAAAGCTGTATGCAAATCGAGCTGCCGCGTACCTAAACATTGTTCCG GGACTGTATGACCAAGCATTAGAAGACTGTGAAAAGGCTCTCCAGTTGAACGAGGGGAACTACAAAGCGCTGTACAGAAAAGCTAAATCCTTGAAGGAGATGGGGAGACATCAAGAGGCCTATGAGGCTGTTGCCAAATGCTCTCTAGCAGTGCCTCAG GATACCAGTGTCACACAGCTGACTCAGGACCTTGCCAAAATTTTGGGATTGAAAATCCGTAAAGCTTATGTAAGGAGTAAG CCTGCCTTGAATGTTTTGCGAGGATCAAATTATCAGGATGCGTCATGTGACAAG TTTTCCCATGGCTCGCCTTCAGTTGAAGATATAGAAATTG AAGTGCCTCAGCTAACCCAGGATAGCAGTGTTTTGGCTCTTGCCCCAGCTCCAAGCCAAGCTCCAGTGGCAGTGCACCCGGCTCTAAATGAAGCAGTGGTGGATGAACTTCTTCCCAAAAACAGTATCTCGTCGGTGTCCCTGTCTGAGCCGCCAGGCTTCGAGTCCGTTCCCAAGCCTGTATCTGTATCCACGTCGGTCCCCCTTCCCGTGCCCACATTTGTTAATGGGTGCAGAACCAGCAAGCCTTGTATGATGCTTGAAACGAGTCAAGATTTTGACGCAGACATCATTGGGGACGACCTAGATGATCTACTGGACCAAGCTGGCCCGGAGTCAGCCATG GTTATACCCACAATGAAGGGGCCTCTCCCTCTGCCAACCAGTATTGCCTCGGGCAGTTCCATGTCGAGTTCATTCCTGATGCCATCTCACATCAACTCATTTCTCCACAGCAGTACCCAGCAGTGCACCGTAACTCTGCCCCCGCTGTATCACAAGTCGGGGTCAAGTACGTATTTTGGTATAGACACTTTTGACGCCCTCCCCCCACCACTGGACTCCCTGGATAGTCTCACCATGAACGACTATAAAACAG attATGCTCAGAATACATTCATTCCACAG ctgAACAATAATGAAACCCCAATGGGAATGGCTGTGGGTATGCCTGAAGTGAAGGGTCTTCCTGCTGCTGTAGACTTAGCAAAGAACCCCTTAGCTGAAACACATGAATTCAAACAAGCGTGCTCGGCCTGCTACATTAAAACTG GGCCCGGTGTGTTGGATTACACACTTCATACAGAAGAGCATAAATGCAGAAAGGACGCTTTACTTGGCAGAATCAAACATTCACCAGACAAATCGTGGAAGCTCATTCGGCCCAGACCAACAAAAACCCAATATGTTGGACCTTATTACATTTGCAAAG AGGTGGCTATTGGAAAAGAGTGCCTGTACCCTGGCCACTGCACATTTGCATATTGCCAGGAAGAGATTGATGTTTGGACTCTGGAGCGGAAAGGGTTTATCTCCAGAGAGCTACTCTTCGATCCTTATGGGCCCAACTCCAACATCAGGTTGACTGTCCCCAAGATCTTACAGGAGCATCATGGGATATTCATGTTTCTCTGTGGA GTGTGCTTTGACCATAAACCCAGAATAATCAGCAAAACCAACAAAGATGACTCATCACTTTGCTCTCATCCAGTGACCAAGCATGACTTTGAGGATCATAA GTGCCTGGTCCACATTTTGAAGGAGAACACAGTCCGTTATTCCAAAATCAGACCGTTGAGTCCTCAGTGCCAGCTGGATCTTTGTCGCCATGAAGTGCGCTACGGCTGCGTGAGAGAGGACGACTGCTTCTACGCCCACAGCCTCATCGAGCTGAAGGTCTGGATGATGCAGCACGAGCTCG GTATCACTCATGAAAGTATTGTCCAAGAGGCGAAGAAGTTTTGGAATGCAACAGCTTCGTTGCAGGGAGCCCAG CAGCTTTCCAGTGCACAGAGGAGGTTCGGGCCTCCAAATCTGAAGATGATGTTTGTTTGTGGCCAGTGTTGGAGAAATGGCCAACTCAGTGAAGCTGACAAAAACAAGAAGTATTGTTCAGCCAAGGCGAGACACAC gTGGGCAAAAGACAGGCGTGTGGTGCTTGTAAGTTCCCATGAAAGGAAAAAGTGGACGACAGTTAGACCACTTCCAACCAAAAAACCCATCCCATCTCAATTTGAG ATTTGCATGCACGTGACGGCTGGCAAAAAGTGTCAGTACATTGGGAATTGCACATTTGCCCACAGTGTAGAAGAAAGAGACCTTTGGACCTACATGAAGGAAAACAACA TTCCAGATATGGATCAGCTTTATGAGCAGTGGCTGCAGTCCCAGAAGCCTGGCTGGGGTGAAGAGACCTCCAATAACTCTGTCAGAGAGAATGGCAAACAGATCCACATGCCAACAGACTACGCTGAAGAAGTG GCTGGGAATCACTGTTGGCTCTGTGGTAAAAACTGCAACAGTGagaagcagtggcagcagcatattacttcagaaaaacacaaagacagagttTTCAACTCTGAGGATGATCAGAACTGCTGGCAGTATCGGTTTCCCACAGGAACTTTCAAAGTTTGTGAGAG GTTCCTCAAAGGCACATGCACAGAGGATGAGTTGTGTAAGCTGGCACACGGGGAGCAGGAACTAAAAGAGTGGATGGAGCGCCGGGAATTCCTTTTGATGAAACTTGCCAAAGCCAGAAAAGACCATCTTATAGCACCAAATGACAATGACTTTGGAAAATACAGTTTTCTGCTTAAAGACATTATATAA
- the rmi2 gene encoding recQ-mediated genome instability protein 2 translates to MYKTATTTVERKRPPPVKILSGQLRTAESRGTADIGDGCVIKLGRGRFLLVSLVWMQGTVLEVQLDRNTVLLMDETGTFAVQGVNNIPKGKPCLSQGKYVMVMGVIQAISPEPVIRAVKIADLSELAAHHRQMWKLEVEDLQQVLA, encoded by the exons ATGTACAAAACGGCGACAACAACCGTAGAGAGGAAACGCCCACCGCCGGTTAAAATATTGTCCGGTCAGCTGAGGACGGCAGAGAGCCGGGGGACAGCCGACATCGGGGATGGGTGTGTTATCAAGCTGGGCAGGGGCCGCTTTCTGCTGGTCTCACTGGTGTGGATGCAGGGAACTGTACTGGAGGTCCAGCTGGACAGAAACACCGTGCTGCTGATGGATGAGACGGGAACCTTTGCTGTTCAAGGCGTCAACAACATCCCCAAAGGGAAACCATGTTTGTCCCAAG GCAAATATGTCATGGTGATGGGTGTCATCCAGGCCATCTCCCCGGAGCCAGTCATCCGTGCAGTGAAGATAGCAGACCTCTCTGAGCTCGCCGCGCATCACAGGCAGATGTGGAAGCTGGAGGTGGAGGACCTGCAGCAGGTGCTGGCCTGA